A DNA window from Panthera tigris isolate Pti1 chromosome X, P.tigris_Pti1_mat1.1, whole genome shotgun sequence contains the following coding sequences:
- the RAB9A gene encoding ras-related protein Rab-9A isoform X1: MVIALEERKGRSLRKPLAQDESHRRNRHCASRGPFEVVTDTCLLRSPPASNTRWQGLKVLKSKILRVIMAGKSSLFKVILLGDGGVGKSSLMNRYVTNKFDTQLFHTIGVEFLNKDLEVDGHFVTMQIWDTAGQERFRSLRTPFYRGSDCCLLTFSVDDSQSFQNLSNWKKEFIYYADVKEPESFPFVILGNKIDISERQVSTEEAQAWCKDNGDYPYFETSAKDATNVAAAFEEAVRRVLATEDRSDHLIQTDTVSLHRKPKPSSSCC; encoded by the exons ATGGTGATAGcattggaagagagaaaggggaggtcATTGAGGAAACCCCTGGCACAAGACGAAAGCCATCGGCGAAACCGTCACTGTGCCAGCAGAGGGCCCTTTGAAGTTGTCACGGACACCTGCCTGCTTCGGTCTCCTCCTGCATCTAACACGCGGTGGCAGGGCTTAAA GGTTCTAAAGTCAAAGATCTTGAGAGTCATAATGGCAGGAAAATCGTCGCTTTTTAAAGTGATTCTCCTTGGAGATGGTGGAGTTGGGAAGAGCTCTCTGATGAACAGATACGTGACCAATAAATTTGATACCCAGCTCTTCCATACAATAGGcgtggaatttttaaataaagatttggaGGTGGATGGACATTTTGTTACCATGCAGATTTGGGACACGGCCGGTCAAGAGCGATTCAGAAGCCTGAGGACGCCGTTTTACCGAGGTTCTGACTGTTGCCTGCTCACTTTTAGTGTCGATGATTCTCAAAGCTTCCAGAACTTGAGTAACTGGAAGAAAGAATTCATCTACTACGCAGACGTGAAAGAGCCCGAAAGCTTTCCTTTTGTGATTTTGGGCAACAAGATTGACATAAGCGAACGGCAGGTGTCCACCGAGGAAGCCCAAGCCTGGTGCAAGGACAACGGCGACTATCCTTACTTTGAAACAAGTGCAAAAGATGCCACGAATGTCGCGGCAGCCTTTGAGGAAGCAGTTCGAAGAGTGCTTGCGACCGAGGATAGGTCAGACCACCTGATCCAGACCGACACCGTCAGTCTGCACCGCAAGCCCAAGCCTAGCTCGTCCTGCTGTTGA
- the RAB9A gene encoding ras-related protein Rab-9A isoform X2 — MAGKSSLFKVILLGDGGVGKSSLMNRYVTNKFDTQLFHTIGVEFLNKDLEVDGHFVTMQIWDTAGQERFRSLRTPFYRGSDCCLLTFSVDDSQSFQNLSNWKKEFIYYADVKEPESFPFVILGNKIDISERQVSTEEAQAWCKDNGDYPYFETSAKDATNVAAAFEEAVRRVLATEDRSDHLIQTDTVSLHRKPKPSSSCC, encoded by the coding sequence ATGGCAGGAAAATCGTCGCTTTTTAAAGTGATTCTCCTTGGAGATGGTGGAGTTGGGAAGAGCTCTCTGATGAACAGATACGTGACCAATAAATTTGATACCCAGCTCTTCCATACAATAGGcgtggaatttttaaataaagatttggaGGTGGATGGACATTTTGTTACCATGCAGATTTGGGACACGGCCGGTCAAGAGCGATTCAGAAGCCTGAGGACGCCGTTTTACCGAGGTTCTGACTGTTGCCTGCTCACTTTTAGTGTCGATGATTCTCAAAGCTTCCAGAACTTGAGTAACTGGAAGAAAGAATTCATCTACTACGCAGACGTGAAAGAGCCCGAAAGCTTTCCTTTTGTGATTTTGGGCAACAAGATTGACATAAGCGAACGGCAGGTGTCCACCGAGGAAGCCCAAGCCTGGTGCAAGGACAACGGCGACTATCCTTACTTTGAAACAAGTGCAAAAGATGCCACGAATGTCGCGGCAGCCTTTGAGGAAGCAGTTCGAAGAGTGCTTGCGACCGAGGATAGGTCAGACCACCTGATCCAGACCGACACCGTCAGTCTGCACCGCAAGCCCAAGCCTAGCTCGTCCTGCTGTTGA